One window of Stigmatella erecta genomic DNA carries:
- a CDS encoding tRNA-(ms[2]io[6]A)-hydroxylase, with protein sequence MSRPTPTRRPLSGEGPVFLHSPTDPRWLPLALEHFNEVLVDHAHCEKKAAANALSLLQAYPDLPGLPAQMARLAREESAHLARVLDLMAARGLTLNRDGGDPYAQGLQKLIRTPSPERRVDRLLVAAIIEARSCERLSLLAEGLEDPALRRFYGELAQSEDGHQSLFYRLAVTASGDEAAVKERLEALLAGEAQVVAAVGLRAAIH encoded by the coding sequence ATGTCCCGCCCGACCCCCACCCGCCGACCCCTCTCCGGAGAGGGCCCTGTCTTCCTGCACTCGCCCACGGACCCGCGCTGGCTGCCGCTGGCGCTCGAGCACTTCAATGAGGTGCTCGTCGACCATGCCCACTGCGAGAAGAAGGCCGCCGCCAACGCCCTGTCGCTGCTCCAGGCCTACCCGGACCTACCGGGCCTGCCCGCGCAGATGGCCCGCCTGGCGCGCGAGGAGAGCGCCCACCTGGCCCGGGTGCTCGACCTGATGGCCGCCCGGGGGCTCACCCTCAACCGCGATGGCGGAGACCCCTATGCCCAGGGGCTCCAGAAGCTCATCCGCACCCCCTCTCCGGAGCGCCGCGTGGACCGGCTCCTGGTGGCCGCCATCATCGAGGCCCGCTCCTGCGAGCGCCTGTCCCTGCTCGCAGAAGGCCTGGAGGACCCCGCCTTGCGCCGCTTCTACGGGGAGCTGGCGCAGTCCGAGGACGGGCACCAGTCCCTCTTCTACCGCCTGGCCGTGACAGCCTCGGGAGACGAGGCCGCCGTCAAGGAACGGCTCGAAGCACTCCTGGCGGGCGAGGCCCAGGTGGTGGCCGCCGTGGGCCTGCGCGCGGCCATCCACTGA
- a CDS encoding DUF4081 domain-containing protein, giving the protein MSLSIEQLGPQHTDALRSLLVKDPPHNVYLLGLFEEFGIVPRAGRAPFAFYGRFDASKTLTAALFVGGEGGLVVPSANECTFICDIAKALPSQVRLQASLGEKSSVDELVKHLGGSGKMRLTRTQRLFSVSADDLGPFTNPTLRLAREEDLPRLMPLALGAVRETLERDPLAEDPSGYEARVTQRIRGRRTYVLEEQGTLVFKVDIGSRSQHGAELEGLYTVPHERNKGHATLCLGQISRHLLSSLPRLILRLDDKHESLARIARKVGYLSGRVQRIVLLE; this is encoded by the coding sequence ATGTCCCTCTCGATTGAACAGCTCGGCCCCCAGCACACGGACGCCCTGCGCTCGCTCCTGGTGAAGGACCCGCCGCACAACGTCTACCTGCTGGGTCTCTTCGAGGAGTTCGGCATCGTTCCCCGGGCGGGGCGGGCCCCCTTCGCCTTCTACGGCCGCTTCGACGCCAGCAAGACCCTCACCGCCGCGCTCTTCGTGGGCGGCGAGGGCGGGCTGGTGGTGCCCTCGGCGAACGAGTGCACCTTCATCTGTGACATCGCCAAGGCGCTCCCCTCCCAGGTGCGGCTCCAGGCCTCGCTGGGCGAGAAGTCCTCGGTGGACGAGCTGGTGAAGCACCTGGGCGGCTCGGGCAAGATGCGGCTGACGCGCACCCAGCGCCTCTTCAGCGTCTCCGCCGACGACCTGGGGCCCTTCACCAACCCCACCCTGCGGCTGGCCCGGGAGGAGGACCTCCCCCGGCTGATGCCGCTGGCGCTCGGCGCCGTGCGGGAGACCCTGGAGCGGGATCCGCTCGCCGAGGACCCGAGCGGCTACGAGGCGCGCGTCACCCAGCGGATCCGGGGCCGGCGCACCTATGTGCTGGAGGAACAGGGCACCCTGGTCTTCAAGGTGGACATTGGCAGCCGCTCCCAGCACGGCGCGGAGCTGGAGGGGCTGTACACGGTGCCCCACGAGCGCAACAAGGGCCACGCCACCCTGTGCCTGGGGCAGATCTCCCGCCACCTGCTGTCCTCGCTGCCCCGGCTCATCCTGCGCCTGGACGACAAGCACGAGAGCCTGGCCCGCATCGCGCGCAAGGTCGGCTACCTGTCCGGCCGCGTCCAGCGCATCGTCCTCCTGGAATAG
- a CDS encoding AgmX/PglI C-terminal domain-containing protein, whose protein sequence is MPGRLFLTVVLPFVALCAVGLWLTRPASPPPLSSAPSPAPAAPPSARPPPRASPDRPPPPEPSPRQVPLPQALPFTLPEAEPQILASEGPVDREALRGAIQQVVPLMRQCFEDTLGRYRGPQSVTLKFTLAGDGPVGRFQGGEVVETTLQDPMLLACFVDSLLDVQFPPPRRGGQVTVAYPFRFEPAPEAGR, encoded by the coding sequence ATGCCGGGCCGTCTCTTTCTCACGGTCGTCCTCCCCTTCGTGGCCCTGTGTGCCGTGGGGCTCTGGCTCACGCGGCCCGCCTCCCCGCCTCCCCTCTCCAGCGCCCCCTCGCCCGCTCCAGCGGCGCCCCCCTCGGCCCGCCCTCCCCCGCGCGCATCGCCGGACCGGCCCCCTCCCCCGGAGCCCTCCCCCCGGCAGGTCCCCTTGCCCCAGGCCCTCCCCTTCACCCTTCCGGAGGCCGAGCCCCAGATCCTGGCCTCGGAAGGGCCCGTGGACCGGGAGGCGCTTCGCGGCGCCATCCAGCAGGTGGTGCCCCTGATGCGCCAGTGCTTCGAGGACACCCTGGGGCGCTACCGCGGCCCCCAGTCGGTGACGCTGAAGTTCACCCTGGCGGGGGATGGGCCGGTGGGCCGCTTCCAGGGCGGCGAGGTGGTGGAGACCACCCTGCAGGACCCCATGCTCCTGGCCTGCTTCGTGGATTCGCTGCTGGACGTCCAATTTCCCCCCCCTCGGAGGGGGGGCCAGGTGACCGTGGCCTACCCGTTCCGCTTCGAGCCCGCGCCGGAGGCTGGCCGTTGA
- a CDS encoding FAD-dependent oxidoreductase — protein MPTWDLQADVVIVGSGGAALSAAAAVVDQGASALLLEAAETPGGTTRRSGGAFWIPNNSLMRAQGLADPRDGALQLMARTAYPALYTPEAPFLGLPPLQYGLLAAFYDNAAPAIDRLTQLGALQPVILGSYGFSPQPLSDPDYHAELPENLAPYGRVLTARAPPGSMQWPGVFLADGMLAHLRGKDVPVLTQHRVTGVLTNARGEVVGVEAEHEGTSRAVRARKAVVFASGGFAHDSQKARAFLRGPLFGSGSVPTSRGAFIDIASRLGARLDNLANGFFYQVALEDAAARGGEVARNDAHVFFPYGDSTVVVNKQGVRVANEKAPYHERAQTHFHWSGKDYPHLVQFMIWDEGVAQEPTFWPWRGVVPLPGQESPLVVQAQTLAQLAQRLEERLERLRGRPFLSATVPPSLKLAPDFVSRLEETLQRFNTFAATGVDLDFHRGATALEQAWQGPSRSTTGNRTLYPMSRTGPYYAALLGAATLDTCGGPAIGPDAQVLRTDGSAIPGLYGAGNCIASPSGQAYWGAGGTLGPAMTFGFIAGRNAARESLKEE, from the coding sequence ATGCCAACGTGGGATCTTCAAGCGGACGTGGTCATCGTGGGCTCGGGCGGGGCCGCGCTGTCGGCCGCCGCGGCCGTGGTGGACCAGGGCGCCTCCGCCCTCCTGCTGGAGGCGGCGGAGACGCCCGGAGGAACCACCCGGCGCTCCGGTGGCGCCTTCTGGATTCCCAACAACTCGCTCATGCGGGCCCAGGGGCTGGCGGACCCGCGCGACGGCGCGCTCCAGCTCATGGCCCGCACGGCCTACCCCGCGCTCTACACGCCCGAGGCCCCTTTCCTGGGCCTGCCCCCGCTCCAGTACGGGCTGCTCGCGGCCTTCTATGACAACGCGGCGCCCGCCATCGACCGGCTCACCCAGCTGGGGGCCCTCCAGCCCGTCATCCTCGGCTCCTACGGCTTCTCGCCCCAGCCCCTCTCGGATCCGGACTACCACGCGGAGCTGCCCGAGAACCTGGCGCCCTACGGGCGCGTGCTGACCGCCCGCGCGCCCCCTGGGTCCATGCAGTGGCCCGGCGTCTTCCTGGCGGACGGCATGCTGGCCCACCTCCGCGGCAAGGACGTCCCCGTGCTCACGCAGCACCGGGTGACCGGGGTGCTCACCAATGCCCGGGGCGAAGTCGTGGGCGTGGAGGCCGAGCACGAAGGCACCTCGCGGGCCGTGCGCGCCCGGAAGGCCGTGGTGTTCGCCTCGGGCGGCTTCGCCCATGATTCCCAGAAGGCCCGCGCCTTCCTGCGAGGCCCCCTCTTTGGCAGCGGCAGCGTTCCCACCAGCCGGGGCGCCTTCATCGACATCGCCTCGCGGCTGGGGGCCCGGCTGGACAACCTCGCCAACGGCTTCTTCTACCAGGTGGCCCTGGAGGACGCGGCGGCCCGGGGCGGCGAGGTGGCCCGGAACGATGCCCACGTCTTCTTCCCCTATGGGGACAGCACCGTCGTGGTGAACAAGCAGGGCGTGCGCGTGGCCAACGAGAAGGCCCCCTACCACGAGCGGGCGCAGACTCACTTCCACTGGAGCGGCAAGGACTACCCCCACCTGGTGCAGTTCATGATCTGGGACGAGGGCGTCGCCCAGGAGCCCACCTTCTGGCCCTGGCGCGGCGTCGTTCCCCTGCCCGGGCAGGAGTCCCCGCTCGTCGTTCAGGCCCAGACGCTCGCGCAGCTGGCCCAGCGCCTCGAGGAGCGCCTGGAGCGGCTCCGGGGGCGGCCCTTCCTGAGCGCCACCGTTCCCCCCTCCCTGAAGCTGGCGCCAGACTTCGTCTCCCGGCTGGAGGAGACCCTCCAGCGCTTCAACACCTTCGCCGCCACCGGCGTGGACCTGGACTTCCACCGGGGCGCGACGGCCCTGGAGCAGGCCTGGCAAGGTCCCTCCCGCAGCACCACGGGCAACCGCACCCTGTACCCCATGTCCCGGACCGGGCCGTATTACGCCGCGCTGCTGGGTGCTGCGACGCTGGACACCTGTGGGGGACCAGCCATCGGGCCGGATGCCCAGGTCCTGCGCACCGATGGCTCGGCCATCCCGGGGCTCTACGGGGCAGGCAATTGCATCGCCTCGCCCAGTGGCCAGGCCTACTGGGGCGCGGGGGGAACCCTCGGCCCCGCCATGACGTTCGGCTTCATCGCCGGGCGCAACGCGGCGCGCGAGTCCCTGAAGGAGGAGTAA
- a CDS encoding sensor histidine kinase: MSGAPGDEQPGSAGPETTREELLEFITQLATNEPHVRCRVGQGALAPLAEALNGLAALLEARRLASVEKFGIGALVEQSQNMMMTADTEERLRFVNFTIPGLTYEQVVGRSVYDFVLPADHERVRAVIRKVLATGESDTYDIQSYAETGPQWYVVRVGPIRDGDRIVGCTMITTDVSNLKRAQQKLEQSNRELEQSNQELEGFASIASHDLQEPLRKIQSFGERLETLAGETLTPEGRDYLARMRNAASRMRGLINDLLAFARVTSQAQPFVRVDLSRIASEVLGDLEVAIEQSGAAVTVEPLPTLEADSTQMRQLLQNLLGNALKFRQEGTAPRIALRGSVDAATGQCELRVEDNGIGFDEKYLDRIFNVFQRLHGQGKYPGTGMGLAICRKIAGRHGGSLTARSAPGQGATFIVTLPLQHAPP, translated from the coding sequence ATGTCAGGCGCACCAGGCGACGAGCAGCCAGGCTCCGCAGGCCCGGAGACGACCCGGGAGGAGCTGCTCGAGTTCATCACCCAGCTGGCGACCAACGAGCCGCACGTCCGCTGCCGGGTGGGGCAGGGCGCGCTGGCGCCCTTGGCGGAAGCGCTCAATGGGCTGGCGGCCCTGCTGGAGGCCCGCAGGTTGGCCTCGGTGGAGAAGTTCGGCATCGGAGCGCTGGTCGAGCAGTCCCAGAACATGATGATGACCGCCGACACGGAAGAGCGGCTGCGCTTCGTCAACTTCACCATCCCGGGGCTGACCTACGAGCAGGTGGTGGGCCGCAGCGTCTATGACTTCGTGCTGCCCGCGGACCATGAGCGGGTCCGCGCCGTCATCCGCAAGGTGCTGGCGACGGGGGAGTCCGACACGTATGACATCCAGTCCTACGCCGAGACGGGCCCCCAGTGGTACGTGGTGCGGGTGGGGCCCATCCGGGATGGTGACCGCATCGTGGGCTGCACGATGATCACCACGGATGTCTCCAACCTCAAGCGGGCCCAGCAGAAGCTGGAGCAGTCCAACCGGGAGCTGGAGCAATCCAACCAGGAGCTGGAAGGCTTCGCCTCCATCGCGTCGCATGACCTGCAAGAGCCGCTGCGGAAGATTCAATCCTTCGGCGAGCGCCTGGAGACCCTGGCGGGAGAGACCCTGACGCCCGAGGGCCGGGATTACCTGGCCCGCATGCGCAACGCCGCGTCCCGGATGCGCGGGTTGATCAACGACTTGCTGGCCTTCGCGCGGGTGACGTCCCAGGCCCAGCCCTTCGTCCGGGTGGACCTGTCGCGGATCGCCAGCGAGGTGCTGGGAGATCTCGAAGTGGCCATCGAGCAATCGGGCGCGGCCGTCACCGTGGAGCCGCTTCCCACCCTGGAGGCCGATTCCACGCAGATGCGGCAGCTGCTCCAGAACCTGCTGGGCAATGCGCTCAAGTTCCGCCAGGAGGGGACGGCCCCGCGCATCGCGCTCCGCGGCTCGGTGGATGCGGCCACGGGACAGTGCGAGCTGCGGGTGGAGGACAACGGCATCGGCTTCGACGAGAAGTACCTCGACCGCATCTTCAACGTGTTCCAGCGCCTGCACGGACAGGGCAAGTACCCGGGCACCGGCATGGGGCTGGCGATCTGCCGCAAGATCGCGGGCCGGCACGGGGGCTCCCTCACCGCGCGGAGCGCCCCGGGCCAGGGGGCCACGTTCATCGTCACCTTGCCCCTCCAGCACGCCCCCCCGTGA
- the gluQRS gene encoding tRNA glutamyl-Q(34) synthetase GluQRS, whose amino-acid sequence MSFRGRFAPSPTGRLHLGNARSALLGWLQARAAGGRFLLRVEDLDRARCRAEYVEEMKRDLEWLGLDWDEPPLFQSARDDVYRAALERLEREELVYPCFCTRAEIARAASAPHGLSDEGPRYPGTCARLSPAEQTGRARTRPPAYRFRAQPGEVRFEDGLQGPYMQDVATAIGDFVVRRNDGVASYQLAVVVDDAATGITHVLRGEDLLSSTPRQLQLYAALGLTAPEFFHVPLVLGEDGKRLAKREGAFALAELRTRGLAAERVLGLLAAWSGLGDGSPVGLGELVHRFHPERLPRTPVLTREQTIIEALGLP is encoded by the coding sequence ATGAGCTTCCGAGGCCGGTTCGCGCCCAGCCCCACGGGACGGCTTCACCTGGGCAACGCCCGCAGCGCCCTCCTGGGCTGGCTCCAGGCCCGGGCGGCCGGGGGCCGCTTCCTGCTGCGCGTGGAGGACCTCGACCGGGCCCGGTGCCGCGCCGAGTACGTCGAGGAGATGAAGCGAGATCTGGAGTGGCTGGGGCTCGACTGGGACGAGCCCCCGCTCTTCCAGAGCGCACGCGATGACGTGTACCGGGCGGCACTGGAGCGGCTGGAGCGGGAGGAGCTCGTCTACCCCTGCTTCTGCACGCGGGCGGAGATCGCCCGGGCGGCCAGCGCGCCCCACGGCTTGAGCGACGAGGGCCCCCGCTACCCGGGCACCTGCGCCCGGCTGAGCCCGGCCGAGCAGACCGGGCGTGCCCGGACCCGTCCCCCCGCGTACCGGTTCCGGGCCCAGCCCGGCGAGGTGCGCTTCGAGGACGGACTGCAGGGGCCGTACATGCAGGATGTGGCCACCGCCATCGGGGACTTCGTGGTGCGCCGCAACGATGGGGTGGCCAGCTACCAGCTCGCGGTGGTGGTGGACGATGCGGCCACCGGCATCACCCACGTGCTGCGCGGAGAGGACCTGCTCAGCTCCACGCCCCGGCAGCTCCAGCTCTACGCGGCGCTGGGGCTCACCGCCCCGGAGTTCTTCCATGTCCCGCTGGTGCTGGGCGAGGACGGCAAGCGGCTCGCCAAGCGCGAAGGAGCCTTCGCCCTCGCGGAGCTGCGCACGCGAGGGCTGGCCGCCGAGCGGGTTCTTGGTCTGCTCGCGGCCTGGAGTGGCCTGGGGGATGGGAGCCCCGTGGGGCTGGGCGAGCTGGTGCACCGCTTCCACCCCGAGCGCTTGCCCCGCACGCCCGTGCTGACGCGGGAGCAGACGATCATCGAGGCCCTCGGCTTGCCGTAA
- a CDS encoding PEGA domain-containing protein gives MTRLVLCLLLLLGATAGAQGSARRVAVVPLQALSGDLTSRGGPRLTERLMSELRGTGGLRLITPPPEEPPPDQLAPARAQVKEAEARRQQRDFAGAESALAQALEGYTTQAASLPHGQELADAHALRAAILYAQGKDEEATRAVTSALALAPGRALPLAATSPLFAHTVGRVQAALREQPRGSLRFTSAPTGVTVTLDGKRLESAPVRVAGVPPGLHLWRAELPSGEVAGGLVEVSSGQEAAVAIRPPGEGPSAVLAAALAGNRLDTAAVDAAAELGRSLGVDLLVFGTVSRTEEGLALDSFVLAPDTRAPRRLPRVTLDAELLDAGPRLRSLTGALAAQGAASGEAVRLPTAPAAQEAPDTRLLQVTYPEVAPPPAPATPTAPAPSRAPLTPRKPLIRP, from the coding sequence ATGACGAGGCTCGTGCTCTGCCTGCTTCTGCTCCTCGGCGCCACCGCGGGCGCTCAGGGGAGTGCCCGGCGCGTGGCCGTGGTGCCGCTCCAAGCGCTCTCCGGGGACCTGACGTCCCGGGGAGGCCCCCGGCTCACGGAACGGCTGATGTCCGAGCTCCGGGGCACCGGCGGGCTCCGCCTCATTACCCCGCCCCCGGAGGAGCCGCCCCCGGACCAGCTCGCCCCGGCGCGGGCCCAGGTGAAGGAGGCGGAGGCCCGGAGGCAGCAGCGCGACTTCGCCGGGGCGGAGAGCGCCCTGGCCCAGGCCCTGGAGGGCTACACCACCCAGGCCGCCTCCCTGCCCCACGGACAGGAGCTGGCGGATGCGCATGCCCTGCGGGCCGCGATCCTCTATGCCCAGGGCAAGGACGAGGAGGCCACGCGCGCCGTGACGTCCGCCCTGGCCCTCGCGCCGGGCCGGGCGCTCCCGCTGGCGGCCACCTCCCCGCTGTTCGCGCACACCGTGGGCCGGGTGCAGGCGGCCCTGCGGGAACAGCCCCGGGGCTCGCTCCGGTTCACCTCCGCGCCCACCGGGGTCACGGTGACGCTGGATGGGAAGCGCCTGGAGAGCGCCCCCGTTCGCGTCGCCGGGGTTCCCCCGGGCCTTCACCTGTGGCGTGCGGAGCTGCCTTCGGGAGAGGTGGCCGGAGGGCTCGTCGAGGTCTCCAGTGGCCAGGAGGCGGCCGTCGCCATCCGCCCTCCGGGCGAAGGGCCCAGCGCGGTGCTGGCCGCGGCGCTCGCGGGCAACCGCCTGGACACCGCGGCGGTGGACGCGGCGGCGGAGCTCGGGCGAAGCCTGGGCGTGGACCTGCTCGTCTTCGGGACCGTGTCGCGCACGGAAGAGGGGCTCGCGCTCGACAGCTTCGTGCTCGCACCGGACACCCGTGCCCCGCGCCGGCTGCCACGTGTCACGCTGGATGCGGAGCTGCTGGACGCGGGCCCCCGCCTGAGAAGTCTGACGGGTGCCCTCGCCGCGCAGGGCGCCGCCTCCGGAGAGGCCGTCCGTCTGCCCACCGCCCCCGCGGCGCAGGAGGCCCCTGACACGCGGCTGCTCCAGGTCACCTACCCGGAGGTAGCGCCGCCCCCCGCCCCAGCAACCCCCACGGCGCCCGCCCCCAGCCGCGCGCCCCTCACCCCTCGCAAGCCCCTCATCCGGCCATGA
- a CDS encoding metallophosphoesterase family protein encodes MRFVHCSDVHVTGDYFALPLRRLGWRRWLALAELTVGGRARAYRHAPETLARIAQEAREHAADHFILSGDLTAYALDSEFQGAREALGAWAEDRRRCTVIPGNHDVFTPGSHRSRRFERHFGHLLESDLPEHRREGAFPFVRLVGEEAAVVGLLSARVPFVPGMAQGRVGPAQLEGLAAVVKDPRLTGRAVLVVVHHAPLTRGGRADHRFHGLRDAEALCRLLPGPRYAILHGHIHHRYHHVATAGRPHLFGAGSSTLAGREGYWVIDVANGQVQGGRMHTPGTQA; translated from the coding sequence ATGCGCTTCGTCCACTGCTCAGACGTCCACGTCACCGGTGATTACTTCGCCCTTCCCCTGCGGCGGCTCGGGTGGCGGCGGTGGCTGGCGCTGGCGGAGCTGACGGTGGGAGGCCGGGCCCGCGCCTACCGCCACGCACCGGAGACGCTCGCCCGCATCGCCCAGGAGGCGCGTGAGCACGCCGCGGATCATTTCATCCTCTCGGGGGACCTGACCGCGTATGCGCTCGACAGCGAGTTCCAGGGCGCCCGCGAGGCGCTCGGGGCGTGGGCCGAGGACCGGCGGCGCTGCACCGTCATCCCCGGCAACCACGACGTCTTCACGCCCGGAAGCCACCGGAGCCGCCGCTTCGAGCGCCACTTCGGCCACCTGCTGGAGAGTGACTTGCCCGAGCATCGCCGCGAGGGCGCCTTCCCCTTCGTCCGGTTGGTCGGGGAGGAGGCCGCGGTGGTGGGGCTGCTCTCGGCCCGGGTCCCCTTCGTGCCGGGCATGGCCCAGGGCCGGGTGGGGCCCGCGCAGCTCGAGGGGCTCGCGGCGGTGGTGAAGGATCCCCGGCTGACGGGCCGGGCCGTGCTCGTGGTGGTCCACCACGCCCCCCTCACGCGCGGGGGCCGGGCCGACCATCGGTTTCATGGGCTGCGGGACGCGGAGGCGCTGTGCCGGCTCCTGCCGGGGCCCCGGTACGCCATCCTGCACGGGCACATTCACCACCGCTATCACCACGTGGCCACGGCCGGGCGGCCGCACCTGTTCGGCGCGGGCTCCTCCACCCTCGCGGGCCGCGAGGGCTACTGGGTCATCGACGTGGCCAACGGACAGGTACAGGGGGGGCGGATGCACACGCCGGGCACTCAGGCCTGA
- the rlmN gene encoding 23S rRNA (adenine(2503)-C(2))-methyltransferase RlmN translates to MSAAASSPLLALHDLPRAALGQQLARWGYSAFHRDALWEALYRRQVKSLEELDGLLRPELVACLKERACLRVPTVHHEAFSRDGFTHKLLLRQHDGQTIETVLMRFKGRATVCISTQAGCAMGCVFCATGQMGLARHLSPGEIVAQVLHTVGLLRQTGESLRNIVLMGMGEPLHNYDATMEAVDILVDPKGLAIGPRFITLSTVGVVPGIRRLADEDRPVQLAVSLHGATDAERAALVPVGKRWPLGELMEACRYYSAKRGRRIFFEWTLIAGKNDTPAQAHTLGQLLQGMEAHINVIPLNPTVGFGGAPSAPEAVRAFQDVLTSYGLPSTVRQRRGIDIDAGCGQLKAAVERPRRHMPG, encoded by the coding sequence ATGTCCGCCGCCGCCTCCAGCCCCCTTCTTGCCCTCCATGACTTGCCGCGGGCCGCCCTGGGCCAGCAGCTGGCCCGGTGGGGCTACAGCGCCTTCCACCGCGACGCGCTGTGGGAAGCCCTCTACCGGCGGCAGGTGAAGTCGCTGGAGGAGCTCGATGGGCTGTTGCGCCCGGAGCTGGTGGCCTGCCTCAAGGAGCGCGCCTGCCTGCGCGTCCCCACCGTGCACCACGAGGCCTTCAGCCGCGACGGCTTCACGCACAAGCTGCTCCTGCGCCAGCACGACGGGCAGACGATCGAAACCGTGTTGATGCGGTTCAAGGGGCGCGCCACCGTGTGCATCAGCACCCAGGCCGGGTGCGCCATGGGGTGCGTCTTCTGCGCCACCGGCCAGATGGGGCTGGCGCGCCACCTGAGCCCCGGGGAAATCGTCGCGCAGGTGCTCCACACCGTGGGCCTCCTGCGGCAGACGGGCGAGTCCCTGCGCAACATCGTCCTCATGGGCATGGGCGAGCCGCTGCACAACTACGACGCCACGATGGAGGCGGTGGACATCCTCGTGGACCCCAAGGGGCTGGCCATTGGCCCCCGCTTCATCACCCTGAGCACCGTGGGCGTGGTGCCGGGCATCCGCAGGCTCGCGGACGAGGACCGGCCGGTCCAGCTCGCAGTCAGCCTCCATGGCGCCACCGACGCGGAGCGCGCCGCGCTGGTGCCGGTGGGCAAGCGCTGGCCGCTCGGCGAGCTGATGGAGGCGTGCCGCTACTACAGCGCCAAGCGCGGGCGCCGCATCTTCTTCGAGTGGACCCTCATCGCCGGCAAGAACGACACGCCCGCGCAGGCCCACACCCTGGGTCAGCTCCTCCAGGGCATGGAGGCCCACATCAACGTCATCCCACTCAACCCCACGGTGGGCTTCGGGGGGGCGCCCAGCGCGCCCGAGGCCGTGCGGGCCTTCCAGGACGTGCTCACCTCCTACGGACTGCCCAGCACGGTGCGCCAGCGGCGGGGCATCGACATCGACGCGGGCTGCGGCCAGCTCAAGGCGGCGGTGGAGCGGCCCCGCCGTCACATGCCGGGGTGA